A genomic segment from Arcobacter acticola encodes:
- a CDS encoding BCCT family transporter encodes MSQEIKTTILKPVFIPSVLFIVILVVFTMIMPQVASEVFSTVKNFVAEKFGWLYMLSVGIFTLFVLFLAISPFGKFRLGPDQSKPAYSNLSWFAMLFSAGMGIGLMFWGVAEPVMHYVSPPVGTAESIESAKMAMNIVFFHWGLHAWGIYAVVGLVLAYFSFRHGLPLSIRSALYPLIGDKIYGGIGHSVDTIAVLGTVFGVATSLGFGVLQVNSGLNYLFDIPVDITNQIILIAIITALATISVVLGLDGGIKRLSELNLYLAGFLVLFIFLAGPTFFLLNAFIQNIGSYLSNVVFMTFNQYAYDKTSWISSWTLFYWAWWIAWAPFVGMFIARVSRGRTIREFVIGVLFVPVGFTFLWMTVFGNSALDAIMNDGFTMLSTAVSADVSTALFKFLEHFPFASITSIIAIILVVTFFVTSSDSGSLVVDTIASGGKDNNPVWQRIFWAVTQGIVAIALLLAGGLGALQSASIIIALPFAIVMLIACWGLYKALNLETIRNESLRHHMNAGRHGKISGTWKVRLNRIIEFPKVEETKRFINEDVLTAMQAVKEELNNYSWNVDISNDKASAISVIRVEHSNDFDFIYEVRARNYDTPSYAYPESVNPTKEQKKYARAEVYLQDGNKAYDIYGYDEDAIVIDIIDQFEKHRHFLHNTSTLNPVVPID; translated from the coding sequence ATGAGTCAAGAAATTAAGACAACGATCTTAAAACCAGTATTTATACCATCTGTATTATTTATAGTAATATTAGTGGTCTTTACGATGATAATGCCCCAAGTTGCAAGCGAGGTTTTTAGTACAGTTAAAAACTTTGTAGCAGAAAAATTTGGTTGGCTTTATATGTTAAGTGTAGGAATTTTTACACTATTTGTACTATTTTTAGCAATCTCTCCCTTTGGAAAGTTTAGATTAGGCCCTGATCAATCAAAACCTGCATATTCAAATCTTTCTTGGTTTGCTATGCTTTTTTCAGCTGGAATGGGAATAGGGCTTATGTTTTGGGGTGTTGCAGAACCTGTAATGCATTATGTATCACCTCCTGTTGGAACAGCTGAAAGTATAGAATCAGCTAAGATGGCTATGAATATAGTATTTTTTCACTGGGGACTACATGCTTGGGGAATTTATGCTGTTGTTGGTTTAGTATTAGCATATTTTTCTTTTAGACATGGCTTACCATTATCTATTAGATCTGCGTTATATCCTTTAATAGGAGATAAAATATATGGTGGAATTGGACATAGTGTTGATACCATTGCCGTTTTAGGAACAGTTTTTGGAGTTGCAACTTCTCTTGGATTTGGTGTTTTACAAGTGAATTCAGGATTAAATTATCTTTTTGATATTCCTGTTGATATTACAAATCAAATAATTTTAATAGCTATTATTACAGCACTTGCAACAATTTCAGTTGTTTTAGGTCTTGATGGTGGAATTAAAAGATTATCAGAGTTAAATCTTTATTTAGCTGGTTTTTTAGTACTATTTATTTTTTTAGCTGGTCCTACATTTTTTTTATTAAATGCATTTATTCAAAATATAGGTTCTTATTTATCAAATGTTGTATTTATGACTTTTAATCAATATGCTTATGATAAAACTTCATGGATTAGTTCATGGACTTTATTTTATTGGGCTTGGTGGATTGCTTGGGCTCCTTTTGTTGGGATGTTTATAGCTCGTGTATCAAGAGGTAGAACAATCAGAGAGTTCGTAATTGGAGTTTTATTTGTTCCTGTTGGATTTACATTTTTATGGATGACTGTGTTTGGAAATAGTGCATTAGATGCAATTATGAATGATGGTTTTACTATGTTATCAACAGCTGTTTCAGCTGATGTTTCAACAGCTTTATTTAAATTTTTAGAGCATTTCCCATTTGCAAGTATTACTTCAATAATAGCAATTATTTTAGTTGTTACATTTTTTGTTACATCATCAGATTCAGGATCGCTTGTAGTTGATACAATAGCATCAGGTGGGAAAGATAATAATCCAGTTTGGCAAAGAATTTTTTGGGCAGTTACTCAAGGTATTGTTGCAATTGCTTTATTACTTGCAGGTGGTTTAGGAGCTTTACAATCAGCTTCAATTATTATAGCTTTACCTTTTGCTATTGTTATGTTAATTGCTTGTTGGGGGCTGTATAAAGCACTTAATCTTGAAACAATTAGAAATGAAAGTTTAAGACACCATATGAATGCAGGTCGTCATGGAAAAATTAGTGGAACATGGAAAGTAAGACTTAATAGAATTATTGAGTTTCCTAAAGTTGAAGAAACAAAAAGATTTATTAATGAAGATGTTCTTACAGCAATGCAAGCTGTAAAAGAAGAGCTTAATAATTACTCATGGAACGTAGATATTTCAAATGATAAAGCAAGTGCAATTTCTGTTATTAGAGTTGAGCATTCAAATGATTTTGACTTTATTTATGAAGTACGTGCTAGAAATTATGATACTCCAAGTTATGCTTATCCTGAGTCTGTAAATCCTACTAAAGAGCAAAAAAAATACGCTCGAGCAGAGGTTTACTTACAAGATGGAAATAAAGCTTATGATATTTATGGTTATGATGAAGATGCAATTGTGATTGATATTATCGATCAATTTGAAAAACATAGACACTTCTTACATAATACATCAACACTTAACCCTGTAGTTCCTATCGATTAG
- a CDS encoding MFS transporter, translating to MNDNTNTHSYIEKFSLSPISSLFFAIAFLAIGYGMILTYVGVYLKELGLNDAIIGLINASFFLGAIGSSIFSQKIISSVGHIRSFATFASLMVISFLVQALFFNEYLWAILRFISGFAFYALLIILESWLNEKSSQTHRGKILAIYTIIFYLATAVGQLFLNIKGDTTYIIFILGSVLILFSVLFISMTKIKEPILKPFEKYSFPKLFSVVPLALMGSFIGGFLVGGFFTMIPIYLIQKYSSIEMLSLFMACSIIGGLISQWPIGLLSDKYGRRKLLAYNGFYIALISTLFIFVLSYENMIYVLGVLLGFSIFSIYPLALARANDVVDENKDIVEISRALLFTYGLGSFLAPIILGFGLYYYSEFIFVIFAILGVFLGFYSLSKKRIADDDMSVFVNIPVASGSVVLELDLEQNLENEKENNESRN from the coding sequence ATGAATGACAATACAAACACACACTCGTACATAGAAAAATTTTCACTAAGTCCTATTTCTTCTTTATTTTTTGCAATAGCATTTTTAGCAATTGGTTATGGAATGATACTTACTTATGTTGGAGTTTATCTAAAAGAATTAGGTTTAAATGATGCAATAATTGGTCTTATTAATGCTTCGTTTTTTTTAGGAGCAATTGGCTCATCTATTTTTAGTCAAAAGATTATATCTTCTGTTGGGCATATTAGAAGTTTTGCTACATTTGCATCTTTGATGGTTATCTCATTTTTAGTTCAAGCTTTGTTTTTTAATGAGTACCTTTGGGCTATATTACGTTTTATTTCAGGTTTTGCATTTTATGCATTACTTATAATATTAGAAAGTTGGTTAAATGAAAAGTCTAGCCAAACTCATAGGGGAAAAATACTTGCTATTTATACAATTATCTTTTATCTAGCAACTGCAGTGGGGCAACTTTTTTTAAATATAAAAGGGGATACTACTTATATTATTTTTATTTTAGGCTCAGTATTAATACTTTTTTCTGTTTTATTTATATCAATGACAAAGATTAAAGAGCCTATTTTAAAACCTTTTGAAAAATATAGTTTCCCGAAGCTTTTTTCAGTGGTACCTTTGGCATTAATGGGCAGTTTTATTGGTGGTTTTTTAGTTGGTGGATTTTTTACAATGATACCTATATATTTAATTCAAAAATATTCTTCTATTGAAATGCTCTCTTTATTTATGGCTTGCTCTATTATTGGAGGTCTTATCTCTCAATGGCCAATAGGACTATTATCTGATAAGTATGGAAGAAGAAAACTTCTTGCTTACAATGGCTTTTATATAGCTCTTATTTCTACATTATTTATTTTTGTTTTATCTTATGAGAATATGATTTATGTATTAGGAGTTTTATTAGGTTTTAGTATTTTCTCAATCTATCCCTTAGCACTTGCAAGAGCTAATGATGTTGTAGATGAAAATAAAGATATAGTTGAAATTAGTAGAGCACTTTTATTTACTTATGGATTAGGATCATTTCTTGCTCCAATAATATTAGGATTTGGACTTTATTACTATAGTGAATTTATTTTTGTCATTTTTGCAATATTAGGTGTTTTTTTAGGTTTCTATTCACTATCTAAAAAACGAATTGCAGATGATGATATGAGTGTGTTTGTAAATATTCCCGTGGCTTCAGGAAGTGTGGTTTTAGAACTAGACTTAGAACAAAATTTAGAAAATGAAAAGGAAAATAATGAGTCAAGAAATTAA
- a CDS encoding RMD1 family protein, with protein MNVKKLISYLTCEKFEKEVFKSIEERYKCNIIKDAIIINIKENQEIILFNYGVLISWNVEFENIKFFMDFIKNFQVNSFEIPFIEELNYTFESEFKINFDTIYLNDLSSISKIAISQALSQNVKLDQFEKEVQTSIENNSNIPLQLAQTGKIKLTKKEISKKIGELFLVKSKINLHYDLLDTPEFFWEYPEYENQYEKMIKYLDIKSRVEVLNKKVEIIQELLHVLGDEQKHRYSSFLEWIIIILIAFEIVINLKDHFW; from the coding sequence ATGAATGTAAAAAAATTAATATCTTATTTAACTTGTGAGAAATTTGAAAAAGAGGTATTTAAAAGTATAGAGGAACGATATAAATGTAATATTATAAAAGATGCAATTATTATAAATATAAAAGAAAATCAAGAAATAATATTATTTAACTATGGTGTTCTAATTTCTTGGAATGTAGAATTTGAAAATATAAAATTTTTTATGGATTTTATAAAAAACTTTCAAGTAAATAGTTTTGAAATTCCATTTATTGAAGAATTAAATTATACATTTGAAAGCGAATTCAAAATAAACTTTGACACAATTTATTTAAATGATTTGTCATCTATATCAAAAATAGCAATTTCTCAAGCTTTATCTCAAAATGTAAAATTAGATCAATTTGAAAAAGAGGTACAAACAAGTATTGAAAATAATTCAAATATTCCTTTACAATTAGCACAAACAGGAAAAATAAAATTAACAAAAAAAGAGATTTCTAAGAAAATTGGAGAATTATTTTTAGTAAAAAGTAAAATAAATTTACATTATGATTTACTTGATACTCCTGAGTTTTTCTGGGAATATCCTGAATATGAAAATCAATATGAAAAAATGATTAAATATTTAGATATTAAATCTAGAGTAGAAGTTTTAAATAAAAAAGTTGAAATTATTCAAGAACTGTTGCATGTTTTAGGAGATGAACAAAAGCATAGATATTCATCTTTTTTAGAATGGATAATTATTATTTTAATTGCTTTTGAAATAGTTATAAATCTTAAAGATCACTTTTGGTAG
- a CDS encoding peptidoglycan recognition protein family protein gives MKKFLLILSLFIYANSIEIKQMPLNFTQKRIDLTKEYIKNSYGLDVENIYIVPKVIVIHHTAMDDLKESYDRFNSETLTADRNYIMKAGNLNVSAHFLVDFDGSIYALMPETYMARHVIGLNLSSIGIENIGGNKKELTQEQLKANIELVKYLKEKYKTIEYLIGHYEYTKFENHPLFLERDAKYRTIKHDPAVWFMESLRSNFPDLNSYQK, from the coding sequence ATGAAAAAATTTTTACTAATATTATCCCTTTTTATTTATGCAAATTCTATTGAAATTAAACAAATGCCTTTAAATTTTACACAAAAAAGAATTGATTTAACAAAAGAATATATAAAAAACTCTTATGGCTTAGATGTTGAGAATATATATATAGTTCCTAAAGTTATTGTTATTCATCATACTGCAATGGATGATTTAAAAGAATCATATGATAGATTTAACTCAGAGACTTTAACAGCTGATAGAAACTACATAATGAAAGCTGGGAACTTAAATGTATCAGCACATTTTTTAGTAGATTTTGATGGGAGTATTTATGCTTTAATGCCAGAAACTTATATGGCAAGACATGTAATAGGTTTAAATCTTTCAAGTATTGGAATAGAAAATATTGGTGGCAATAAAAAAGAGTTAACACAAGAGCAACTAAAAGCAAATATAGAGTTAGTTAAATATTTAAAAGAAAAGTATAAAACTATTGAATATCTAATTGGTCATTATGAATATACAAAGTTTGAAAATCATCCTTTATTTTTAGAAAGAGATGCTAAATATAGAACTATAAAACATGACCCAGCTGTATGGTTTATGGAAAGTTTAAGAAGTAACTTTCCTGATTTGAACTCCTACCAAAAGTGA
- a CDS encoding cation:proton antiporter: MENILLTLFLTIFIATILNIILKKFGISHIIGYIITGTLISYGFNFNGVDIGSLELIAEFGIVFLMFTIGLEMSFDKIKKMKEILLLNGFLQVSVSAVLIYLVTFFVFDLGLEVSLIVSLAFSLSSTAIVLTYLKQSKDNHTPYGEKSTAILIFQDLAVIPILLLITFLTNDTLSIGEVLAKTFVLALAIIFFMFTVGKKIISWLLKFASDTRIEELFLGSVLSIVIGTSLLAHEVGFTYSLGAFIAGMIISDTNFSVKVESDISSYKDLLLGAFFFSVGTKIDALYFLYNVHIILVIFIAIMLIKALVVYVIIRRKSDKSTAIKSAFALCQVGEFSFAIFALASHNNLISHEIASFLILISVLSMILTPFIVNNIYKIASYFVVEFYESDKITPIKAKNHIVICGFSILGRVIARDLSERNIPFVIISDDLRHVLLGRKLGYMAYFGHLDKLPVLESLKVDEASSVIITVSDTHMKRLICEAVLKFHKEANILLKIESLDEKALLKDLNIKKFVHAHFEVGRLLVEEALVKLENK, translated from the coding sequence ATGGAAAATATTTTACTAACGCTATTTTTAACTATTTTTATAGCTACAATCTTAAATATTATATTAAAAAAATTTGGCATTTCCCATATTATCGGATATATAATAACAGGTACTCTTATTAGTTATGGCTTTAATTTTAATGGTGTTGATATAGGTTCTTTAGAGCTTATTGCTGAATTTGGAATTGTATTTTTGATGTTTACAATTGGTCTTGAAATGAGCTTTGATAAAATTAAAAAAATGAAAGAAATTTTACTTTTAAATGGTTTTTTACAAGTAAGTGTTAGTGCTGTATTAATATATCTTGTGACTTTTTTTGTTTTTGATTTAGGGCTTGAAGTTTCACTTATAGTTTCTTTGGCTTTTTCTTTATCTTCAACTGCAATTGTTTTAACTTATTTAAAACAATCAAAGGATAATCATACTCCTTATGGTGAGAAATCAACAGCTATTTTGATTTTCCAAGATTTAGCTGTTATTCCTATTTTACTTTTAATTACATTTTTGACAAATGATACTTTATCTATAGGTGAAGTATTAGCTAAAACCTTTGTTCTAGCACTTGCAATTATATTTTTTATGTTTACAGTTGGAAAAAAGATTATCTCTTGGCTTTTAAAATTTGCATCAGATACAAGAATAGAGGAGTTATTTTTAGGGTCTGTTTTATCAATAGTTATAGGAACATCTCTTTTAGCTCATGAAGTTGGATTTACGTACTCTTTGGGAGCATTTATAGCAGGTATGATTATTTCTGATACAAACTTTAGTGTAAAAGTTGAATCTGATATTTCTAGTTATAAAGATCTTCTTTTAGGAGCATTTTTCTTTAGTGTAGGAACAAAAATAGATGCCTTATATTTTTTATATAATGTGCATATAATTTTGGTTATTTTTATAGCTATCATGCTTATTAAAGCTTTAGTTGTTTATGTAATTATTAGAAGAAAATCAGATAAAAGTACAGCTATTAAATCAGCTTTTGCCCTTTGTCAAGTTGGAGAATTTTCTTTTGCTATTTTTGCCTTAGCTTCACATAACAATCTGATTTCACATGAAATAGCAAGTTTTCTGATACTAATTTCAGTTTTATCTATGATATTAACACCATTTATAGTAAATAATATTTATAAAATTGCATCATATTTTGTTGTTGAGTTTTATGAATCTGATAAAATTACACCAATTAAAGCAAAAAATCATATTGTAATTTGTGGATTTTCCATTTTAGGAAGGGTAATTGCACGAGATTTAAGTGAAAGAAATATTCCTTTTGTAATAATTTCAGATGATTTAAGACATGTACTTCTTGGAAGAAAACTGGGATATATGGCATACTTTGGACACTTAGATAAGTTGCCTGTTTTGGAGTCTTTAAAAGTAGATGAGGCATCTAGTGTGATAATAACTGTTAGTGATACTCATATGAAAAGATTGATTTGTGAAGCAGTTTTAAAATTTCATAAGGAAGCTAATATCTTATTAAAAATTGAATCACTAGATGAAAAAGCTTTACTAAAAGATTTAAATATTAAAAAATTTGTTCATGCCCATTTTGAAGTAGGGCGTTTATTGGTGGAAGAGGCTTTAGTTAAGTTAGAAAATAAGTAG
- a CDS encoding DUF6172 family protein, whose protein sequence is MKKTFQLIVENKNKDRQVDSIKNEVRKYIKRERSKKLPEKCNYWNFDCKFGKTEEEAVTIRFVDITKSIDIAASENLDSFFLELVARAEFRKPKEKGQENEDELED, encoded by the coding sequence ATGAAAAAAACATTCCAACTAATAGTTGAAAACAAAAACAAAGATAGACAAGTTGATTCTATAAAAAATGAAGTAAGAAAATATATCAAAAGAGAAAGAAGTAAAAAATTACCTGAAAAATGTAACTACTGGAATTTTGATTGTAAATTTGGTAAAACTGAAGAAGAAGCTGTAACAATCAGATTTGTAGATATTACAAAATCAATTGACATAGCAGCTAGTGAAAATCTTGATAGTTTCTTTTTAGAACTAGTAGCACGTGCTGAATTTAGAAAGCCAAAAGAAAAAGGTCAAGAAAATGAAGATGAATTAGAAGATTAA
- a CDS encoding MOSC domain-containing protein — MNKALFLFSALTYKKINSFFNDSFEMTDMAYFGENLILSNICEEDICIGDILKIGQTKVQITQPRQPCWKLSANTNEQDMTKIIFDNGLTGWYAKVLEEGFICQNDEVILEKRINPTLNINILNQLIINPMLDEALTFEALKCEELGKAFFESLSKRYKLKEKDDQFSYYHT; from the coding sequence ATTAATAAAGCCTTATTTCTTTTTTCTGCCTTAACTTACAAAAAAATAAATTCTTTTTTTAATGATAGTTTTGAAATGACAGATATGGCATATTTTGGAGAGAATCTTATTTTATCAAATATTTGTGAAGAAGATATTTGTATTGGAGATATTTTAAAAATAGGGCAAACTAAAGTACAAATAACACAACCTAGACAGCCTTGTTGGAAATTAAGTGCTAATACAAATGAACAAGATATGACAAAAATTATTTTTGATAATGGATTAACTGGTTGGTATGCAAAAGTTTTAGAAGAAGGGTTTATTTGTCAAAATGATGAAGTTATTTTAGAAAAAAGAATTAATCCTACTTTAAATATAAATATATTAAATCAATTAATAATAAATCCAATGTTAGATGAAGCACTTACTTTTGAAGCTTTAAAATGTGAAGAATTAGGTAAGGCATTTTTTGAGTCATTATCTAAGAGATATAAATTAAAAGAGAAAGATGATCAGTTTTCATATTATCATACATAA
- a CDS encoding aldose 1-epimerase family protein yields the protein MNFQIKNTHIAAQIDSFGAQLNSLKKTDENLEYIWQANPQYWNRHAPILFPIVGRLKDDEYFYKDKKYNMTQHGFARDCEFELVKKEDDYLKFRLQSNEKSLEKYPFLFELDISYELVENKLVISYEVRNKTNGEMLFSIGAHPAFNWPLDNEEKNDAYFKFNNIQNTKRYFLNDKGLVYDNADLKIIENKIPLSEELFKDDALVFNDLSIKTISFKNMKNTKNIRLEFEKFPYLGLWSKPSGAPFLCIEPWFGVADSFDSSKNLEDKKGIITLLKDEIFSSFYSIEI from the coding sequence TTGAATTTTCAAATAAAAAACACTCATATAGCAGCTCAAATTGACTCATTTGGAGCACAATTAAATAGCTTGAAAAAAACAGATGAAAACCTAGAATATATTTGGCAAGCCAATCCACAATATTGGAATCGTCATGCCCCGATACTTTTCCCAATAGTTGGAAGACTAAAAGATGATGAGTATTTTTATAAAGATAAAAAATATAATATGACTCAACATGGATTTGCAAGAGATTGTGAGTTTGAGCTTGTAAAAAAAGAAGATGATTACTTAAAGTTTAGGCTTCAAAGTAATGAAAAGAGTTTAGAAAAATATCCTTTTTTATTTGAACTAGATATCTCTTATGAGTTAGTAGAAAATAAATTAGTAATATCTTATGAAGTAAGAAATAAAACAAATGGTGAAATGCTTTTTTCCATAGGAGCTCATCCGGCTTTTAATTGGCCTTTAGATAATGAAGAAAAAAATGATGCTTATTTTAAATTTAATAATATTCAAAATACAAAAAGATATTTTTTAAATGATAAAGGTTTAGTTTATGATAATGCAGATTTAAAGATTATTGAAAATAAAATACCTTTAAGTGAAGAGTTATTTAAAGATGATGCTTTAGTTTTTAATGATTTATCTATTAAAACAATATCTTTTAAAAATATGAAAAATACAAAGAATATAAGATTAGAATTTGAAAAGTTCCCTTATTTAGGTCTTTGGTCAAAACCAAGTGGAGCGCCTTTTTTATGTATTGAACCTTGGTTTGGTGTTGCGGATAGCTTTGATTCTTCAAAAAATTTAGAAGATAAAAAAGGAATAATTACTTTACTAAAAGATGAGATCTTCTCTTCTTTTTATAGTATTGAAATTTAG
- the blaOXA gene encoding class D beta-lactamase, with protein sequence MSIKINLSKIKLFLFITFVFNSFLMASDSDLENIFKNKNIEGTLVLESLNTKKFYIYNEKRAETLLSPASTFKIPHTLMALNEGVIRADSIIFWDKTDKGMTPWNKDQTLESAFKLSCVWCYKEFTLKIAASKYKEYLEKLNYGNKAIGQDVSDFWLDGSLKITAFEQVHFLKKLYKNDLPFEIENINTLKNIMIEEKNENFILRAKSGWSTRFESESGWYVGYIETKDDVWFFATNIITHGMKDLPLRKEITMEALKIKGIIN encoded by the coding sequence ATGTCTATTAAAATCAACCTATCTAAAATTAAACTATTTTTATTCATAACTTTTGTTTTCAATTCATTTTTAATGGCAAGTGATAGTGACTTAGAAAATATTTTTAAAAATAAGAATATTGAAGGAACTCTTGTTTTAGAGTCTTTAAATACAAAAAAATTTTATATATATAATGAAAAAAGAGCTGAAACTCTTTTGAGTCCTGCTTCTACATTTAAAATTCCTCATACTTTAATGGCACTAAATGAAGGTGTAATTAGAGCAGATTCTATAATTTTTTGGGATAAAACTGACAAAGGAATGACCCCTTGGAATAAAGATCAAACTTTAGAGTCAGCGTTTAAATTATCATGTGTTTGGTGTTATAAAGAGTTTACTTTAAAAATTGCAGCTTCAAAATATAAAGAATATTTAGAAAAACTAAATTATGGAAATAAAGCTATTGGGCAAGATGTGAGTGATTTTTGGTTGGATGGATCTTTGAAAATCACTGCTTTTGAACAAGTTCATTTTTTAAAGAAGCTATATAAAAATGATTTACCTTTTGAAATAGAAAATATAAATACATTAAAAAATATTATGATAGAAGAAAAAAATGAGAATTTTATACTTAGAGCAAAAAGTGGGTGGAGTACAAGATTTGAGTCTGAAAGTGGTTGGTATGTTGGATATATCGAAACTAAAGATGATGTTTGGTTTTTTGCTACAAACATAATTACCCATGGAATGAAAGATTTGCCATTACGAAAAGAAATTACTATGGAAGCATTAAAAATAAAAGGAATAATAAATTGA